CTCTAACTAGAATTTAGTGTAGGTTACCCACATCAGTATCCCTCATGTCTGCTCAATCCAATTTACcgtataattaaaataacagcattgataataatagaAAAGGCAACTGATCAGTCAAAATATGCCGATTTGCATACGCATTGCATCCAAATCATTGCATTTGAGACTCAGCTTTCACtgcaattttcaaattatgAGTCTTCAATCTAAACAACACATAGTAAAGATACGACCATTTCACACACATAACGATGTGTTCGAGGAAGATTATTCCTGGTCTGATCCAAATGGGCCCATGAAGGTCCTGCACGATTATAATAAAGTACGCATACCATTCATCATCAAAACGCAACTAACGCAGCCATCATATGCCAAGGATGCTTACCTAAGGTATTTAAAACGCAGAACAAATGGTGTTGATTCAAATGTTTTACAAGGATTGAAAGTGTTTGAAGTTGGATGTGGCGGCGGAATCCTTTCTGAACAATTGGCTATGCTGGGAGCCAAAGTATTAGCAATTGATAGCAGCAAAAAGGCCATTAGCCACGCCGTCAAGCGGCTTGAACAACTGAATGCTACAAGCCATGAAAGGCTGAATATTACATATGTTTGTAGTGATCTGAAACTGTTTTCCTATTCTAATGATAGTGAGAGTTGTAAGTTTTCCATGATTGTGTGTTCTGAAGTTCTAGAACATATGTCCATGGAGGAAAAGTTGTTGTTTTTCTCAGTTTCAACCAAAATACTATCGGACGATGGgacaataataataaccACACCCtctaaatcattatattcaCTATTCGCTAACATATTGTTAGCTGAAAATGTGTTCCAAAGTGTTCCAAAGGTGgaaaatatgtttatttagggaACTCACTGCTTTTCCATGTTCATTTCGCACAGAGAATTGTTAGACATAGCCGCCAAATACAGGTTTCAAGAACTAGACTCTACGGGGCTATTATACATACCATTTTGCAGAAAATTTATTCCCGTAGGTActaaatcacaattatACATGACTGCCCTTCGTAAAGCAAAAGATAGTTATTTACAGCCGTAACCATCGAACACAAACTCctttaatttgtaaaatagaTACTCATAGAATAGAAAAGTACAGTTCATCCGTGCCAAAAATGCAAAATGAGTAAAAATTCATGTAATACCACCAAAATAATACTACAAATTATAAGCTATATGGGAATATGTAAAGCCCATATAACTGATACCCATAATCTGGCGCTAGGAATCCAGATAAAATTAGTGATACTGACCAGAATCACGGGTTACACACCATATAGGCATTCTCTAATCAAACgtatataatgatatttaacATGACAATGATAGTAATCGTTTTAAGTCTACTATTAATAACGCCGAAATCACAGGCTAAAACGATGGAAGATCTCTACAGGGCCAAAACCCTTggaaatgaaattaaaaagtAAGATCTGAGTCATACAGGTCTCTAAATGATGCCAGCAAAATAATCGacaatgaaaattatgcaaaaaaagaattaattaaacaaaGGGACCTAATAATCGCAAAATTGTCTGCCAAAACAAAAGAATTTAGAAGATTACACGATATAGTACACCCAGAGCTCAAACATTATCCTATCATCATCGTCAAAAAAGGCAAAGTTGACGCTGAAAGATCAGTAATATCCGCAGCACTGGGAAAAGGTAATAGACATGATCATAATGCTCTTACAGGAACAATTCGACTTGATGTACATGATCTATAAATTATCCTTCCACAAAAGTCACCGCATCAAAGTCGCCAAAACCCGACATAACCTTTCAATAATTGACATAGGAGCGGAAGATTTACTATATAAACTCCACTCGCCATGCGAAAGACTACTAAAAACAAGAGAATCACAAAAGGCTGAGCTCAGGTAAGCTCGATGAAGATACAGAAGAATGAAGGATAAATTCGCCACAGAACAGGAAACAATGGACATGATGCCCCTGGACCAACGGATAAACTACGGTAAGTCGTATTGCATTGTTGGGAAACTAAGCTATACAAACAAACACTATCGCGCAGTTATGCAATAACTGGTCAAACTGAATGACTTAGATGAACATATGATAAGGCATTGGACTGATGTTGTTAGAGAACTGGAAGCAGATATATCAGCAATATGTTAGTCACCACTAAAATAGATGATAGCACATAATAAGTCACTGGACTGAAGAATGAACAAAATAGATGCCATTAAAGAATCGGAAGCGTATATGTAGCAAATGCAATGTATGAGATAAACAACTATAGCATATGGCACAATAACCAATACGTGATGTGTGGGGTGTAAGATAAAATGTTCCAACCACGTCACTCATCCACAACCGCTAGGAACAAATTCAACAAGGTAGATCTAGCCCCAATTGGCAGTGAATTTACGCTCTCTAATCCAAACCACCCTTCTGAATCACATAAAGCAGAACCATCAGTAAAACCGCAACAAAACGCGCccttaaatttatacagtAATATTAGTACCAGCTCTAACACCCTTAAACTGGACAAACTTCCCAACCTAGAACAACTACGCAAATCCTGTATCTACGACATCGATACGCTCGTATTCTGCTTATATGGTCTAGAATTACAAAGGGACGGGATCTCGCAAACCCTGCACGCGTCCACACCCGCGGCGCCTGGCGGCACCGCGGGCGAAAAATCGCCGGCTAAACAACCCTTCAGATTTGTCAAGGTCCCAGAGGGAAAGCGTCCCCCCCACCACCCTCACAAAAAAGATAAACAACTAGTGCAGTTCAACTTTGAATCGGCCCTCCCTTCGCCATCGCTTCTTACTGCCCCTTCTAAACTCTCAACCCCGCCAGATATCAAACCCAGCCAATGCACACAACCCCTGCCTACCCCTGCCTGTGCCACCAATGGCGACGGGCCGCTAAGGGGCTCCGAAAAGGCCGTGCGGGGACCAATTCCCGGCCTGAAGCCGCAAACACTGCCCGCGCAACCCGATGATGAAGAAAAAAAAGACGATGAAAAGGAAGTGTCTTTCCTGGAACGAGTTCTTGGAAGAGATCTGGAAGAAAACGAACACATTTCAGTTCCACTGAGTTCAATACCACCCAGAGCAGGCGTAAATGAACTCTCTTGGCAATATAAGGACCCAAGCGGGGGGATTCAAGGACCATTCACCTCACGACAAATGTTCGAATGGTGGGAAAAGAACTTCTTCCCTCCAAAGCTATTGGTACGATACAGTGTCAACATGCCCTGGACATCTTACCGCGTCCTCTACCCAGAACCTGTAACGCCCTTTCTTTCCCCGCCCAATAGGTACATTGTTAAGGCTTCCTCCACTCCCGAGGCTCCTGTGGACCAGCGCGGCGCAGAGGCCCTCAGCATCGCCAAGCAGATGCGAGTGCTTCTGAGCTCAATCGAACCTACCATTGAGTCACATAACTCCCCATTGGGTGGAGTGGAACCGTTGGCCTCTCATCGAGGCGGCCCTTCACCGGATAGGCAGGGGTCCCAAGTAGGATGGGTGGCTGGAAAACCTAAGGCAGAACCACTGGCTGAGATCATGGCAAGGCAAGCGGACGAGGCGGGTGCCACGTGTTCCGCGGCTCAGGAGCCATCCTTACATCTAGGCCACTCCCGTGCTGATGGCCCGGGCGGGGTCTGGGGGCCGCATGATAAGTATGCGACCCCCAGACGGACTGGCTCTGACCCCAAATGCACATGGGACGCACCACGACCCAACGGAATGCCATTGGCCAGTTGGATTCGGGAGGACAGGCAAAATACACCTGAGGTGCAAACCACGGCCCCCGTCAACGGCCCGGTCCTCGAGCTCAATCGCATGCTGGAGGAGTGGCAGATCAAGATCGATCCATGTTTGTTGGGTATTTTATTCAGCCTTAAGAGTGAGGCGAACATTTTGATATTTCTCAAGCACGCTGCGAAGGGGTCTGCGGAGCGGCACGCTGCCTTTGCGGCCTACCTTAACAAACTGAGGGAAAGGTACCCTGCGGAATGGGCACAGATGATGCGGGAGACGACGCTCAAGTCATCCAAGGCTTCTTTTCGTAGCTCTGGGCGTGCACGATCGAGTCAACCAGGGCTTCCTTCTGTAGCCCGGGGTGAAGGGGTTTGCGCAGTTCAAAGGGCTGActgtaattttatctgaCTTAGTCCACTCCCTGGACTGGCTTACCCGTCCATTTCACGTTTAGGTGTGCGCTCTGTCTGAGAAATTGTTAACTGACGGTTTAAGTGTTTATCGTAGTTAGGGGCGCATGTTATATTAATGGCGTTGTTGTTGGACATGCGATTTACGGGCATCAGTTAAGTGTGGTTTTGCGTTCCTTAATGGTTATTGGTACGGTGTGAAGAATTAGGGCGAGCGTAGGCTTGTGTAGGTGGCTCAAGTTGATTGGTGGGACATGTACCACCTCATCAACGATTCTACGGCCTCGTAATGATGTCTAAAGGCCTTTGGAATGGCCCATTTGGCCAGTCTATCCCCTGAATTATCCTGGCCAAATGTATTTGTGAGTTGGTATATGTCTATGAAGGCCATCTCTGCGTTTGCCGCTAGGTACACTATTGGGTACCCCTCGTCAAAGCATGTGTCCATTCTTATTGAAGATGCCTCATTATCGCCGAAGGGTATGTTTCTGTGTACAACTGATGAGTTTTTTCTTTGCCATGCTAATTTTATAGATCTTTCCAGTGCCGGGCTGGTGTTAATGGCAAGTGGTTGGTTTTCGGTGTGTCCAAATGAGTCTATTGATTCTGTTGTAATGGTTTCTGTGTGAAATACGTGATTATCTTGGCGCCTGTTCACCTTATTGACCTCAGATTTGGGATTTTGGGGGCCGAAGTACGAATCTGTAATCATGAATTTTCCAGCAAATTTTGGGGCATTCGCGCCCGTAAACCTGCTATTGTATGCGGAGTTAGTAGGGAAATCAAACTCATCCACCTGAAATGTTTCCAATCTCGCTAAATTATCGAATTTGTCAGTTTTGGGCTCGTTTTGGGACAGACTGTTCCTTATGTATTCGTTTAACTCTGGGTCTTTGCTTGATTTTTTCGTTAGATCAACCGAAACTTGTGATTTTACCGTGAAATTTGTTGTCACTTTTGTTTTGTAGTCAGTGTCAACGATGTCTCCGATCAGCTTGCGGTACAAATAGTCATCAATCTGCTCATTGCATTCGCCAaacttcaaaattttcTCGGCAAGTGTGTTAAACAATCTTTCTTTAACGTTATCCACGttcattttattaatttgacCTTTGGCATCAGCATTCCAAATGCCCGCGGCACGGCAGGGCACTACAATACTCTTTTTATGTTTCCCACAGATTGTGCAATCTACCAGACTAATACTACTCCTTTGCACTTTACACACTCTTACACTCTGGCACTGGCAGATGGAGCTGGTTAGTGcgaaaaattattataccCTATCCCACATTCAGTCTATACTATACACCACACTCAGTCTATACTATACACCACACTCAGTCTATACTATACACCACACTCAGTCTATACTATACACCACACTCAGTCTA
The DNA window shown above is from Babesia microti strain RI chromosome III, complete genome and carries:
- a CDS encoding hypothetical protein (overlaps_old_locusTagID:BBM_III02115), coding for MFQPRHSSTTARNKFNKVDLAPIGSEFTLSNPNHPSESHKAEPSVKPQQNAPLNLYSNISTSSNTLKLDKLPNLEQLRKSCIYDIDTLVFCLYGLELQRDGISQTLHASTPAAPGGTAGEKSPAKQPFRFVKVPEGKRPPHHPHKKDKQLVQFNFESALPSPSLLTAPSKLSTPPDIKPSQCTQPLPTPACATNGDGPLRGSEKAVRGPIPGLKPQTLPAQPDDEEKKDDEKEVSFLERVLGRDLEENEHISVPLSSIPPRAGVNELSWQYKDPSGGIQGPFTSRQMFEWWEKNFFPPKLLVRYSVNMPWTSYRVLYPEPVTPFLSPPNRYIVKASSTPEAPVDQRGAEALSIAKQMRVLLSSIEPTIESHNSPLGGVEPLASHRGGPSPDRQGSQVGWVAGKPKAEPLAEIMARQADEAGATCSAAQEPSLHLGHSRADGPGGVWGPHDKYATPRRTGSDPKCTWDAPRPNGMPLASWIREDRQNTPEVQTTAPVNGPVLELNRMLEEWQIKIDPCLLGILFSLKSEANILIFLKHAAKGSAERHAAFAAYLNKLRERYPAEWAQMMRETTLKSSKASFRSSGRARSSQPGLPSVARGEGVCAVQRADCNFI
- a CDS encoding hypothetical protein (overlaps_old_locusTagID:BBM_III02120); this translates as MNVDNVKERLFNTLAEKILKFGECNEQIDDYLYRKLIGDIVDTDYKTKVTTNFTVKSQVSVDLTKKSSKDPELNEYIRNSLSQNEPKTDKFDNLARLETFQVDEFDFPTNSAYNSRFTGANAPKFAGKFMITDSYFGPQNPKSEVNKVNRRQDNHVFHTETITTESIDSFGHTENQPLAINTSPALERSIKLAWQRKNSSVVHRNIPFGDNEASSIRMDTCFDEGYPIVYLAANAEMAFIDIYQLTNTFGQDNSGDRLAKWAIPKAFRHHYEAVESLMRWYMSHQST
- a CDS encoding hypothetical protein (overlaps_old_locusTagID:BBM_III02125), encoding MELVSAKNYYTLSHIQSILYTTLSLYYTPHSVYTIHHTQSILYTTLSLYYTPHSVYTIHHTQSILYTLVYSSNAPRPNGEKYEL
- a CDS encoding Ubiquinone biosynthesis O-methyltransferase (overlaps_old_locusTagID:BBM_III02105) → MPICIRIASKSLHLRLSFHCNFQIMSLQSKQHIVKIRPFHTHNDVFEEDYSWSDPNGPMKVLHDYNKVRIPFIIKTQLTQPSYAKDAYLRYLKRRTNGVDSNVLQGLKVFEVGCGGGILSEQLAMLGAKVLAIDSSKKAISHAVKRLEQLNATSHERLNITYVCSDLKLFSYSNDSESCKFSMIVCSEVLEHMSMEEKLLFFSVSTKILSDDGTIIITTPSKSLYSLFANILLAENVFQSVPKGTHCFSMFISHRELLDIAAKYRFQELDSTGLLYIPFCRKFIPVGTKSQLYMTALRKAKDSYLQP
- a CDS encoding hypothetical protein (overlaps_old_locusTagID:BBM_III02110), which encodes MIFNMTMIVIVLSLLLITPKSQAKTMEDLYRAKTLGNEIKKSLNDASKIIDNENYAKKELIKQRDLIIAKLSAKTKEFRRLHDIVHPELKHYPIIIVKKGKVDAERSVISAALGKGAEDLLYKLHSPCERLLKTRESQKAELRRMKDKFATEQETMDMMPLDQRINYDEHMIRHWTDVVRELEADISAIYDST